Proteins from one Rutidosis leptorrhynchoides isolate AG116_Rl617_1_P2 unplaced genomic scaffold, CSIRO_AGI_Rlap_v1 contig475, whole genome shotgun sequence genomic window:
- the LOC139883929 gene encoding LOW QUALITY PROTEIN: RING-H2 finger protein ATL54-like (The sequence of the model RefSeq protein was modified relative to this genomic sequence to represent the inferred CDS: inserted 1 base in 1 codon), translating to MKHRKLFPSLPSTTNKTVSCXEFCYPSCPDDCDSYPDYSYFWPPPPPQPISDQNHHDSFYVIIIISLLVGLFLVLTYYLFVSKHHGGWRNITGAQRDQGFLENQVSDHSIWFIATVGLQQSIINSITVCKYKKSEGLIDGSDCSVCLNEFQEGETLRLLPKCNHAFHIPCIDTWLSCHTNCPLGRAHIVSDAQFVDNQRENSGINNGLRVNQERDQGNRTGSEEDIEIVHVNSREGTGISMKRSFLFCGNSSSFRRINNSSSVAQCLHKTPIRMKRSFSCSGRFFSSARHNPNLKPFFLYKCFNTIPADLSFVYLVSVIGARNLRYIYNPC from the exons ATGAAACACAGGAAACTCTTCCCATCTCTACCGTCAACAACAAACAAAACTGTAAGTT TCGAATTCTGTTACCCGTCTTGTCCTGACGACTGTGATTCTTACCCAGATTACTCCTATTTCTGGCCACCACCTCCGCCGCAACCAATATCCGACCAAAATCACCACGATTCATTCTATGTGATCATCATAATTTCCTTACTAGTCGGACTATTTCTCGTTTTAACCTATTATCTGTTCGTTTCCAAGCATCACGGTGGTTGGAGAAACATTACTGGAGCTCAACGGGATCAGGGGTTTCTTGAGAATCAAGTAAGTGATCATTCCATATGGTTCATCGCGACCGTTGGATTGCAGCAGAGTATTATAAATTCGATTACGGTTTGCAAATACAAGAAAAGTGAAGGTCTAATCGATGGGAGTGATTGTTCGGTTTGCTTgaatgagtttcaagaaggtgagacACTAAGGTTACTGCCAAAATGTAACCATGCTTTTCATATACCTTGTATTGATACTTGGCTAAGCTGTCACACGAATTGTCCCTTAGGCCGAGCACATATAGTCTCAGATGCTCAATTTGTTGATAACCAGAGGGAAAATAGTGGTATTAACAATGGGTTGCGTGTGAATCAAGAAAGAGACCAGGGAAACAGGACAGGGTCAGAGGAAGATATTGAAATTGTACATGTCAATTCTAGAGAGGGTACTGGTATATCCATGAAAAGATCATTTTTGTTTTGTGGAAATTCAAGCAGTTTTCGACGGATAAATAATAGCTCTTCAGTGGCACAATGTCTGCATAAAACCCCTATTCGCATGAAGAGATCATTTTCGTGTAGCGGAAGATTTTTCTCATCCGCAAGACATAACCCCAACTTAAAACCATTCttcctttataaatgttttaatacTATTCCTGCAGATTTAAGCTTTGTGTATTTAGTTTCAGTAATTGGAGCCAGAAACTTGAGATACATTTATAATCCTTGCTGA